A DNA window from Drosophila biarmipes strain raj3 chromosome 2R, RU_DBia_V1.1, whole genome shotgun sequence contains the following coding sequences:
- the LOC108030196 gene encoding transmembrane protein 131 homolog: MPTQIPLRPIPRLFLLILIFLLTLGASGEKVLQENFLGLQEPPVQDLGELLRDLRLVPSRLDFGTWSVGQARSQTVTLFNQHSNRTLQLNAVAGPSPAFYSSFLGSREVPPQGNTSFNVVFLPRQLGAIAADLLIHTSFGQAELAVRGEGSECPYRLKPLVGIKAPMNATLTPEIHMYNPHERPLQILEIYSSGGEFQLELPSGGSEGPQNLWEIPPHTLKPVIRISFHGRTAGNHSAYIRIKIAEPELDIGQENVLVIPVEFEILPKHSPYARNPLADFGRVATLNAPEPLQLKLDVRNDDSSLLVGSYLRKIPGLSFDANSTSIVLDARLFEGSETINDLLVIKSNQSSSIPETDQAFTVVVRAEIFHGGLSFDGNVTKFVTTSSEGGESAPLERKRSLVVRNNFAMPLILFNVSLTDPVDESILEVTPVGEPRIVLQPGESVELLRLNLLNEQVAFKSFLRIETNVTVFNIPLVSCSGRLRVSTQPFVLKLFQNALEEEPHSLELDLGTVPFAEMSRDGFVILRNENPVPVKITNWFFKHPKTVYSQCTFLGCRSTKDQDLVSAENETKGWHLCTELRAGEIAVFKVAIQTYEADATFGTLKVWTPYELIRVRVKFEASVGHLEIEQEQLNFKNCFPGKMCTAVLSIRSSFTHPVHVKGVSFALPAGLRFKDFNAKGTTIAPQTLTKVGRIYFEPAALCRNQCYIRESTNDLAIFPSVPGGGDKHSGAINNNLLYDGVELRQRTELFRQLRRQLSSMSLTLHSEELPPLELDFSIPIEWPKLVQFQPIPPTPAIEVGQVQRQWITLTNPSQNPLLLDYFLSDPAFARRTQLSLPHEVIDVSSTSCYLTDKEVFALPDAGDPILLPGGASLNIPITFSAQQPEKYCTLLHVRSNLTLYEAVWLQARAVQSQFRFGNRRPGSSSPLLFEMAIDQFQGCQSGNGAVVATRSFTARNSGVIPMRIEGFLIGSLPCEDYGFKVMDCEGFDLGENETRKVEIAFSADFTSSRVKRSLTLLTNLTYDISYHLLAQMPAESVELCASLLVRPGWETSLKNAALVVLLASFGLVLVAAVFDAKAIMVQQSAYDAARNKGPLQPTFNLRNIVKLQAEEAAAKAEAVQQQKARNGQVKELRKRSVVNATSKSKSKSSSWSPWSMDMNALSKHLQKAKPKTVVSTPVTPPTAAVVASAATAPPPEIKPVKKSSTPSPQAVPLLNQVRPQKKVKPTSVVAPVAPKPKPEPLTPVVDQQEKPLAKPSPPQQENISPKPNKAPEPRVLKEQNGSAKKMGKTPGRERERERRKEQKLTNGSGSAGVGFRKPERKQRHKLNFGQTTNSATPPSSPDALKCISNPWEMNSHASFRDVVRSPHIAPTDNGLGWSHGASSSGLGPIGDSRKNFTPPTVTSQWEPLSATASNSLFANTEVDYPTPDVTYEQREREERSDLVIRHQLVLSQAPELEFQQRQQENPSLLANLEPSNWATNWSPLVYTPWPVATPSMGVIRPPPGLEQNAPQTHNLAQAMGLVGAATGTAVPGESLPTQYDPFTSPSSIWSDTWRQSSQRNNHNHMN; this comes from the exons ATGCCCACACAAATTCCGCTGAGGCCGATCCCACGGCTATTCTTACTCATCCTTATCTTCCTGCTCACACTGGGCGCCAGCGGCGAGAAGGTGCTGCAGGAGAACTTCCTGGGGCTCCAGGAGCCGCCGGTCCAGGACCTGGGCGAACTGCTGCGCGACCTTCGGCTCGTGCCGTCCCGCCTAGACTTTGGAACGTGGTCCGTCGGCCAGGCGCGCTCTCAGACGGTGACGCTATTCAACCAGCACTCCAATAGAACGCTCCAGCTGAACGCGGTGGCCGGCCCAAGTCCGGCCTTCTACAGCAGCTTCCTGGGCTCGAGGGAGGTGCCGCCCCAGGGCAATACCTCTTTCAACGTGGTATTCCTGCCGCGGCAACTGGGCGCCATTGCCGCCGATCTGCTGATCCACACCTCCTTCGGCCAGGCCGAGCTGGCGGTGCGGGGCGAGGGCAGCGAGTGCCCGTATCGCCTGAAGCCGCTGGTGGGAATCAAAGCGCCCATGAATGCGACGCTCACGCCAGAGATCCACATGTACAATCCGCACGAGCGGCCGCTGCAAATACTCGAG ATATACAGCAGCGGCGGAGAATTCCAGTTGGAGCTGCCCAGTGGCGGATCGGAGGGTCCACAGAATCTGTGGGAGATACCGCCGCACACTTTAAAGCCGGTCATTAGGATCTCTTTCCATGGCCGCACTGCTGGTAACCACAGCGCCTACATACGCATCAAGATTGCAGAGCCAGAGCTCGATATTGGCCAGGAGAACGTCCTGGTTATTCCCGTCGAGTTCGAGATCCTGCCTAAGCATTCTCCGTACGCCCGCAATCCGCTGGCGGACTTCGGCCGCGTGGCCACCTTAAATGCTCCGGAGCCCCTGCAGCTCAAGCTGGATGTTCGGAATGACGATAGCAGCCTGCTCGTCGGCAGCTATCTGCGCAAGATTCCGGGTCTCTCGTTCGACGCCAACAGCACGAGCATCGTGTTGGATGCCAGGCTGTTCGAGGGCAGCGAGACCATTAACGATCTGCTGGTGATCAAAAGTAACCAATCCAGTTCCATTCCCGAGACGGATCAGGCGTTCACAGTGGTGGTCCGCGCAGAGATCTTCCATGGAGGTCTCTCCTTCGACGGAAATGTCACAAAGTTTGTGACCACTTCGTCGGAAGGCGGAGAGAGTGCACCGCTGGAGAGGAAGCGATCGCTGGTGGTGCGGAACAACTTCGCCATGCCCCTTATTCTATTCAACGTGAGTCTCACCGACCCCGTCGACGAATCCATTTTGGAAGTAACCCCAGTGGGCGAACCCAGGATAGTTCTTCAGCCAGGGGAGTCCGTGGAGCTCCTGCGCCTAAACCTGCTGAATGAGCAGGTGGCGTTTAAGTCCTTCCTGAGGATCGAGACGAACGTCACGGTCTTTAATATTCCTTTGGTCTCATGCAGTGGACGCCTACGTGTGTCCACGCAGCCATTTGTGCttaaacttttccaaaacGCGCTGGAAGAGGAGCCACACAGCCTGGAGCTAGATCTGGGCACTGTGCCATTCGCTGAGATGTCACGCGACGGATTCGTGATTCTCCGCAACGAAAATCCGGTGCCGGTGAAAATCACCAACTGGTTCTTCAAACACCCAAAAACCGTCTACTCGCAGTGCACCTTCCTGGGCTGCCGTTCCACGAAAGACCAAGATCTAGTGAGTGCCGAAAACGAGACAAAGGGCTGGCATTTGTGCACAGAACTTCGCGCCGGCGAAATTGCCGTATTCAAGGTGGCCATCCAGACGTACGAAGCGGATGCCACGTTTGGAACCCTTAAGGTGTGGACGCCATACGAGCTGATTCGCGTTCGCGTGAAGTTCGAGGCCTCCGTAGGCCACTTGGAGATTGAGCAGGAGCAGCTCAACTTCAAGAACTGCTTTCCCGGCAAAATGTGCACCGCCGTGCTGAGCATCCGCTCCAGCTTCACGCACCCGGTGCACGTAAAAGGCGTATCCTTTGCCCTTCCGGCGGGCCTGCGTTTTAAGGACTTCAACGCCAAGGGCACTACGATTGCACCGCAAACGCTGACCAAAGTTGGGCGCATCTACTTCGAGCCGGCGGCCCTGTGCCGGAATCAGTGCTACATTAGGGAGTCCACAAATGATCTAGCCATCTTCCCCAGCGTTCCAGGAGGAGGCGATAAACACAGTGGCGCTATCAACAATAATCTCCTCTATGACGGAGTGGAGTTGCGGCAGCGCACGGAACTCTTCAGGCAGTTGAGACGCCAGCTATCATCCATGTCCCTGACGTTACATAGCGAGGAGCTGCCACCCTTGGAGCTGGACTTTTCCATACCCATTGAGTGGCCAAAGCTGGTGCAGTTTCAACCAATCCCCCCTACGCCAGCTATAGAGGTTGGCCAGGTGCAGCGCCAGTGGATCACACTGACAAACCCCTCGCAGAACCCGCTCCTGCTCGATTACTTCCTTTCGGATCCGGCTTTTGCACGCCGTACCCAGCTATCCCTACCGCACGAGGTGATCGACGTGAGCTCAACCAGTTGCTATCTGACAGATAAGGAGGTTTTTGCCTTGCCCGACGCCGGAGATCCCATCCTGCTACCAGGAGGTGCCAGTCTGAACATCCCCATCACCTTCAGCGCCCAGCAGCCGGAGAAGTACTGCACCCTGCTCCATGTAAGAAGCAATCTGACACTGTATGAGGCCGTTTGGCTGCAGGCCCGTGCCGTGCAGTCGCAGTTCCGTTTCGGGAACCGTCGGCCGGGATCCTCATCACCGTTGCTCTTCGAGATGGCCATTGACCAATTTCAGGGCTGTCAATCCGGTAACGGAGCTGTGGTAGCCACCCGTAGCTTCACTGCCCGCAACTCGGGCGTAATTCCCATGAGGATCGAAGGCTTTCTCATTGGCTCTCTGCCGTGTGAGGATTACGGCTTCAAGGTGATGGACTGCGAGGGATTTGATCTCGGCGAGAACGAGACCAGGAAGGTGGAAATTGCGTTCAGCGCGGACTTTACTTCCTCGAGGGTCAAACGCTCCCTTACGCTGCTAACGAACCTCACCTACGACATTAGCTATCATCTCCTGGCCCAAATGCCTGCGGAAAGCGTGGAGCTGTGCGCCTCCCTTTTGGTGAGACCCGGATGGGAGACCTCCCTGAAGAATGCCGCACTTGTGGTGCTCCTGGCTAGCTTTGGACTGGTTCTGGTGGCGGCTGTTTTTGACGCGAAAGCCATAATGGTCCAGCAAAGTGCCTACGACGCGGCCAGGAACAAAGGACCCTTGCAGCCAACTTTTAATCTAAGAAATATAGTAAAGCTGCAGGCGGAGGAGGCAGCAGCTAAAGCGGAGGCTGTGCAACAGCAGAAGGCCAGAAATGGCCAAGTTAAAGAACTACGCAAGCGAAGTGTAGTGAACGCGACATCTAAGTCAAAGTCCAAGTCGTCCTCCTGGTCACCATGGAGCATGGACATGAATGCTCTGAGTAAGCATCTGCAAAAAGCTAAACCAAAGACGGTGGTGAGCACCCCAGTTACTCCTCCTACTGCTGCTGTGGTTGCTTCTGCTGCTACTGCACCCCCACCGGAAATAAAGCCGGTTAAAAAGTCATCGACGCCGTCGCCCCAGGCTGTTCCCCTCTTAAATCAAGTTCGGCCCCAAAAGAAGGTAAAACCGACTTCAGTTGTGGCCCCTGTGGCACCCAAACCCAAGCCGGAACCTTTAACACCGGTCGTCGATCAACAAGAGAAGCCGTTGGCCAAACCAAGTCCCCCGCAACAGGAAAACATATCGCCAAAGCCCAACAAGGCACCAGAGCCGCGAGTGCTTAAGGAACAGAACGGATCGGCAAAGAAAATGGGTAAGACACCGGGAAGAGAACGGGAAAGGGAGCGCCGCAAGGAGCAAAAGCTGACGAATGGCTCAGGAAGTGCTGGAGTGGGATTCAGAAAGCCGGAGCGGAAGCAGCGCCACAAGCTGAACTTTGGGCAGACCACGAACAGCGCGACGCCGCCATCCTCGCCGGATGCTCTCAAGTGCATCAGCAATCCTTGGGAGATGAACAGTCACGCCTCCTTCCGGGATGTGGTGAGGTCGCCGCACATCGCGCCCACTGACAACGGTTTGGGTTGGAGTCACGGGGCGTCTTCAAGTGGTCTAGGACCGATCGGGGACAGCCGCAAGAACTTCACGCCACCGACGGTGACATCGCAGTGGGAACCTCTTTCAGCT